A region from the Sulfurospirillum oryzae genome encodes:
- a CDS encoding anthranilate synthase component I family protein codes for MLNSRKILFDQLTPITIFAKLQSYFSGELCFLFESAINNNDGNFSFLFIGARERIIHQHDKSTHIDENGISHDLGNNPFTYLKKRYAEIDKTRYQNQAKELGVGFVDGFIGYIGYDAVKIFEPRLRSHMDPLEDEINIPDIDLMRPKLVCTFSHKTNTLVLTTFVPEIAAQMDKIEGALKEPHVYIPIQTAHVDKSKGNFAFSKEHFFEMVNKSKEMIRSGDVFQILMSNRFTQYTKIDRLSFYRILRQKNPSPYMFYLSYPKFAIIGSSPEVMIGLKDGHILLRPIAGTRKRGSTYEKDQAYEKEMLSDEKERAEHLMLIDLGRNDLGRVAKVGSVKVKEMMRVERYSHVMHMVSDIEATLDAKHDMFDLFAATFTAGTMTGTPKIRAMELISDFEGIKRSFYSGAAGYFGFDGNMDSCIMIRTAYLDDEKIIFQAGAGIVADSQPELEYLEVTNKLGAMTSSLDDLKE; via the coding sequence GTGCTAAACTCTCGTAAAATTCTTTTCGATCAGCTCACTCCGATTACGATTTTTGCAAAGTTGCAAAGTTATTTTTCGGGTGAGCTCTGCTTTTTATTTGAAAGTGCCATCAATAACAACGATGGCAACTTTAGTTTTCTCTTTATTGGCGCACGTGAACGCATTATCCACCAACACGATAAAAGTACGCACATCGATGAAAATGGAATCTCCCACGATCTTGGAAACAACCCTTTTACCTATCTAAAAAAACGCTATGCAGAGATTGATAAAACACGCTACCAAAACCAAGCCAAAGAGCTAGGTGTTGGCTTTGTCGATGGGTTTATCGGCTACATCGGATATGATGCCGTCAAAATTTTTGAGCCACGTTTAAGATCTCACATGGATCCGCTCGAAGATGAGATAAACATCCCTGACATTGATCTTATGCGACCAAAACTGGTCTGTACTTTTTCACACAAGACCAATACGCTCGTACTCACAACGTTTGTTCCAGAGATTGCGGCACAAATGGATAAGATCGAGGGGGCACTTAAAGAGCCTCATGTTTATATTCCTATTCAAACAGCGCATGTCGATAAATCTAAAGGAAATTTTGCTTTTTCAAAAGAACATTTTTTTGAGATGGTAAACAAATCCAAAGAGATGATTCGCAGTGGTGATGTCTTTCAGATTTTGATGTCAAACCGTTTCACCCAATACACAAAAATTGATCGCCTCAGTTTTTATCGTATTTTGCGCCAGAAAAATCCATCGCCTTATATGTTTTACCTCTCTTATCCAAAGTTTGCCATCATTGGCAGCTCTCCTGAGGTCATGATAGGGCTTAAAGATGGACACATTTTACTTCGTCCAATTGCTGGAACACGCAAACGTGGCTCTACCTATGAGAAAGACCAAGCCTACGAAAAAGAGATGCTCAGTGATGAGAAAGAACGAGCAGAGCATTTAATGCTCATCGATCTTGGACGCAACGACCTTGGACGCGTCGCCAAAGTGGGAAGTGTGAAAGTGAAAGAGATGATGCGTGTGGAGCGTTACTCACACGTCATGCACATGGTGAGTGACATTGAAGCAACACTCGATGCAAAACATGACATGTTCGACCTTTTTGCGGCTACCTTTACTGCTGGAACGATGACAGGAACACCCAAAATTCGCGCGATGGAACTTATTAGCGATTTTGAAGGCATTAAACGAAGTTTCTACAGTGGTGCGGCAGGTTATTTTGGATTTGATGGCAATATGGACAGCTGTATTATGATTCGTACCGCGTACTTGGATGACGAAAAGATTATTTTCCAAGCAGGTGCTGGCATTGTTGCCGATAGCCAACCCGAGCTTGAATACTTGGAAGTAACCAATAAACTAGGAGCCATGACTAGCTCTTTAGATGATCTTAAAGAGTAG